In Candidatus Omnitrophota bacterium, a single genomic region encodes these proteins:
- the amrS gene encoding AmmeMemoRadiSam system radical SAM enzyme: protein MKEAYLYEVISGGYLHCYLCSHNCKIKEGNSGFCGVRKNIAGKLYSLNYGNPIAMQVDPVEKKPLYHFLPGTDTFSIATIGCNFRCGFCQNWQISQARLDDKAAAEGKKLILPEAIVNSAIRTRCPSISYTYTEPTIFFEYAYDIAKIAKENKLCNIFVTNGFMSKDAILMIKPYLDAANVDLKFFDDEIYKKDCSGRLNPVLDSIRLMKELDIWVEITTLIIPGENDSEVQLSGIAGFISGIDKGIPWHISRFFPNYEFGDRLPTEESVLNKAKEIGLDAGLKYIYLGNLQTGDNNTYCPGCKKLLVERTGFSMLSNRIKVDRCPHCNSTIPGKFVP from the coding sequence ATGAAAGAAGCTTATTTGTATGAAGTTATAAGTGGCGGGTATCTGCATTGTTATCTTTGTTCACATAATTGTAAAATTAAAGAAGGGAATTCCGGATTTTGCGGCGTCAGGAAGAATATCGCCGGCAAGCTTTATTCTTTAAATTACGGAAATCCGATAGCCATGCAGGTTGACCCGGTTGAAAAGAAGCCGCTTTATCATTTCCTCCCCGGTACAGACACCTTTTCTATAGCGACAATAGGATGTAATTTCCGCTGTGGATTTTGCCAAAATTGGCAGATCTCACAGGCCCGGCTCGATGATAAAGCCGCAGCCGAGGGTAAGAAATTAATCCTGCCGGAGGCAATTGTAAATTCCGCAATAAGAACCCGCTGCCCCAGTATATCTTATACTTATACTGAACCGACAATATTCTTTGAATATGCATATGATATAGCAAAGATTGCCAAGGAAAATAAGCTCTGTAATATTTTTGTAACGAATGGCTTCATGTCGAAAGATGCAATATTGATGATTAAGCCGTATCTTGATGCTGCTAATGTGGATTTAAAATTCTTTGATGATGAGATTTATAAAAAAGACTGTTCCGGAAGGCTCAACCCGGTACTGGATAGCATAAGGCTTATGAAGGAGCTGGATATATGGGTCGAGATAACAACCCTGATAATACCGGGCGAAAATGATTCGGAGGTTCAATTGAGCGGCATCGCCGGATTTATCTCCGGTATAGATAAAGGTATCCCCTGGCATATATCAAGGTTTTTCCCTAATTATGAGTTCGGTGACAGGCTGCCCACAGAAGAATCTGTTTTAAATAAGGCCAAGGAGATCGGCCTTGATGCCGGACTTAAATACATTTATTTAGGAAATCTGCAAACAGGGGATAATAATACTTATTGCCCGGGATGCAAAAAACTATTGGTAGAAAGAACAGGATTTTCTATGCTTTCAAACCGGATAAAAGTTGATAGGTGCCCCCATTGTAATTCAACTATTCCTGGAAAGTTTGTCCCTTAA
- a CDS encoding ferrous iron transporter B, with protein MLRNFYRKIGYDDPLELSLSRLESLLLSDYTLSKRSISLLLLQEDTEILGLVKEREKERFSEITTIIEETKAHYSQPLLLIISQRRQEEASRIARSAISLKEKHRRSIKGYLSKIMMNPLTGGPILLAVLYYGLYKFVGTFGAGVLVDFLEEKVFGNFINPFMINIITRYIHFELLQDLLVGEYGIITLGVRYAVAIILPIVATFFFAFAIVEDTGYLPRLAMLVDRMFKRIGLSGRAVIPLVLGFGCDTMATMVTRTLPTKRERIIATLLLALAIPCSAQMGVILGLLGDKPIGLIVWLGVIIAVFMFIGYLAAKIMPGEMPTFYMEIPPLRLPKLSNILRKTWFRLRWYFLEILPIFLIASFIIWLGQITGVFNFLVKLLGFPVRWIGLPNEAAVAFLFGFFRRDYGAAGLYDLKKAGLLSGNQLVIACVTLTLFLPCIAQLMINVKERGIRMGIAMSIFILFFSFGTGYILNILLTLFSLHL; from the coding sequence ATGTTAAGAAACTTTTATAGAAAGATAGGTTATGATGATCCTCTGGAGTTGAGTTTATCCAGGCTGGAATCACTTTTATTATCGGACTATACCCTTTCTAAGCGCAGCATTTCTTTGCTTCTTCTGCAGGAAGATACGGAGATATTAGGCTTGGTCAAAGAAAGAGAGAAAGAGAGATTTTCAGAAATAACCACTATTATAGAAGAAACAAAAGCACATTATTCTCAGCCGCTTCTGCTTATCATTAGCCAGCGCCGCCAGGAAGAGGCAAGCCGTATAGCTAGAAGCGCCATCAGTCTTAAGGAAAAGCACAGACGCAGCATCAAGGGATATTTAAGTAAAATCATGATGAATCCTTTGACCGGAGGCCCTATACTTTTGGCAGTGCTTTATTACGGACTGTATAAATTTGTTGGAACTTTCGGTGCTGGCGTCTTGGTAGATTTTCTGGAGGAAAAGGTATTCGGAAATTTTATCAACCCGTTTATGATTAATATAATCACCCGCTATATACATTTTGAGCTACTACAGGATCTTCTTGTGGGGGAATATGGCATCATAACTCTTGGGGTCCGTTATGCCGTGGCAATCATATTACCGATTGTGGCGACATTTTTCTTTGCTTTTGCTATTGTCGAAGATACAGGTTATCTCCCGAGGCTGGCTATGTTAGTAGACAGGATGTTTAAGCGTATAGGCCTTTCCGGCAGGGCGGTGATACCTCTGGTATTAGGTTTCGGTTGTGATACGATGGCAACCATGGTAACACGGACGTTACCTACTAAACGTGAGCGGATTATCGCAACACTTTTGTTGGCTCTTGCTATTCCTTGTTCTGCACAGATGGGGGTAATCTTAGGGCTTCTTGGAGATAAACCGATTGGTTTGATTGTTTGGCTAGGGGTAATAATAGCGGTATTTATGTTTATAGGATATTTGGCGGCGAAAATAATGCCGGGAGAGATGCCTACATTTTATATGGAGATTCCGCCTCTTAGGCTTCCTAAGTTATCCAATATCCTGCGTAAAACATGGTTTCGTCTTAGATGGTATTTTCTTGAGATATTGCCTATATTCTTGATTGCCAGTTTCATTATCTGGTTGGGGCAGATTACCGGGGTATTTAATTTCCTAGTGAAGCTTCTTGGTTTTCCTGTACGCTGGATAGGCCTCCCTAATGAGGCTGCAGTTGCTTTTTTATTTGGATTCTTCCGCCGTGATTACGGGGCGGCAGGCCTCTATGATTTAAAAAAAGCAGGCCTTTTATCGGGTAATCAATTAGTAATAGCATGCGTTACACTTACCTTATTTTTACCATGTATCGCTCAATTGATGATAAATGTTAAGGAGCGCGGTATACGCATGGGGATAGCCATGTCTATATTCATTCTATTTTTTTCTTTTGGCACCGGATACATTCTAAATATACTCTTGACTCTGTTTAGCCTGCACTTATAA
- a CDS encoding GTP-binding protein, producing MRKIAIFGSPNVGKSVMFSNLTGSYAIVSNYPGTTVEVSRGKARIGDEEFEVIDTPGAYSLLPVTEEERVARSILINERPSIVLHMLDAKNLERMLPLTLQLLEAGMPVILILNITDEAEDAGINIDANRLERDLSIPVLATVSTTGKGLDILKGRIEEYVKKLL from the coding sequence ATGCGTAAGATTGCCATATTCGGCTCTCCAAATGTCGGTAAATCCGTAATGTTTAGTAACCTTACGGGCAGTTATGCCATAGTTTCTAATTATCCCGGGACAACCGTTGAGGTTTCCCGTGGTAAAGCAAGGATAGGAGATGAAGAATTTGAAGTCATAGATACTCCGGGAGCGTATTCTTTACTTCCGGTTACAGAAGAAGAGAGAGTGGCGCGCTCGATATTGATAAACGAAAGGCCTTCTATCGTGCTGCATATGCTAGATGCCAAGAATCTAGAGCGTATGCTGCCTTTGACTTTACAGCTTTTAGAGGCGGGTATGCCAGTTATTTTAATATTAAATATAACCGATGAAGCAGAGGACGCAGGCATAAATATAGATGCAAACCGTCTGGAAAGAGATCTAAGCATACCGGTTTTAGCTACTGTTTCCACTACCGGCAAAGGACTGGATATTTTAAAGGGGAGAATAGAAGAATATGTTAAGAAACTTTTATAG
- a CDS encoding TRAP transporter large permease subunit codes for MDPRLISITVFILAYLFFVLLPNKRSLTAAVGASLLILTGVIPLNKVITSINWNVMGIFVGMLFVADIFMKSRVPAFIAEVFVNNSKNTAWAILFICALAGFISAFVENVATVLIIAPIALSLARKLKISPVNMMIAIAVSSNLQGTATLIGDPPSMLLAGFAKMNFMDFIIYKGKPGIFFAVELGGILSFIVLYMFFRKHKERVKLVSVEKINSWIPTIMLVILIMALAISSFWDTGFSYLAGIICMIFGILSLIWDKFVNKAALFQSIKSVDWDTTIFLIGIFIIIGSLTLTGWIDTISTSLSSIVGDRLFFGYTIIVVFSVIISGFVDNVPFLATMLPVAISMSSKLNIDPSLFLFGLLIGASLGGNITPIGASANIVACGLLKKEGYKVTFGDFMKIGLPFTIAAVFAGYLFIWFVWGK; via the coding sequence ATGGATCCAAGATTAATTTCAATAACGGTTTTCATTCTAGCGTATCTATTTTTCGTATTATTACCTAACAAAAGGTCGTTGACTGCGGCTGTAGGGGCTTCTTTGCTTATTTTAACCGGAGTAATCCCTTTAAATAAGGTAATTACTTCAATAAACTGGAATGTCATGGGTATCTTTGTCGGCATGCTTTTTGTAGCAGACATATTCATGAAAAGCAGGGTACCGGCTTTTATCGCAGAGGTTTTTGTGAATAATTCCAAGAACACGGCCTGGGCTATATTGTTTATATGTGCGCTGGCTGGTTTTATTTCCGCATTCGTAGAGAACGTTGCTACGGTCCTGATAATTGCTCCGATTGCGCTATCTTTAGCGAGAAAATTAAAAATAAGCCCTGTAAACATGATGATTGCTATAGCTGTCTCTAGCAACCTGCAGGGCACAGCTACACTTATAGGAGATCCTCCCAGTATGTTGCTGGCCGGTTTTGCGAAGATGAACTTTATGGACTTCATAATCTATAAAGGCAAGCCAGGTATATTTTTTGCTGTAGAATTAGGAGGCATACTCTCTTTTATAGTACTGTATATGTTCTTCAGAAAACATAAGGAGAGAGTGAAGTTAGTTTCTGTAGAAAAAATAAATTCCTGGATCCCTACAATTATGCTGGTAATTTTAATAATGGCTCTTGCAATATCTTCTTTCTGGGATACCGGGTTTTCTTATCTTGCCGGTATAATCTGTATGATATTCGGCATTCTTTCTCTTATCTGGGATAAGTTTGTTAACAAAGCCGCTCTATTTCAATCAATAAAAAGCGTGGATTGGGATACTACAATTTTTTTAATAGGGATTTTTATTATAATCGGCAGCCTTACATTGACCGGCTGGATCGATACCATATCAACATCATTGTCTTCAATAGTAGGGGATAGGCTTTTCTTTGGGTATACCATTATAGTAGTTTTTTCCGTTATAATCTCCGGTTTTGTCGATAATGTTCCTTTTCTGGCTACAATGCTGCCTGTAGCTATATCTATGTCCAGTAAACTTAACATAGACCCGTCATTATTTCTCTTCGGCCTGCTTATAGGCGCTAGCTTAGGCGGAAACATTACCCCGATCGGGGCATCCGCTAATATCGTAGCATGCGGGCTTCTTAAGAAGGAAGGTTATAAAGTGACCTTCGGGGATTTCATGAAAATAGGCCTGCCTTTTACTATAGCTGCGGTTTTCGCCGGGTACCTATTCATCTGGTTTGTTTGGGGGAAGTAA
- a CDS encoding co-chaperone GroES codes for MKKELIVVGDRVLILPDDNQDKTETGLYLPQGVREKEKVQSGIVVKTGPGYPMPEPGAVDIEPWQSPKVDNRYFPLQAKEGDYCIFLRSAGIEVEYEGKKHIIVAHSAILVLLRNNEVL; via the coding sequence ATGAAAAAAGAGTTGATCGTAGTAGGCGACAGGGTTTTAATATTGCCCGATGATAACCAGGATAAGACCGAGACAGGCTTGTATCTTCCTCAAGGTGTGAGAGAAAAGGAAAAAGTCCAAAGCGGCATTGTTGTCAAAACCGGTCCCGGATACCCTATGCCTGAACCCGGGGCTGTTGATATTGAGCCCTGGCAATCTCCTAAGGTGGATAACAGGTATTTTCCACTACAAGCCAAAGAAGGAGACTACTGTATTTTTTTAAGGAGTGCCGGGATAGAGGTTGAGTATGAAGGCAAAAAGCATATAATCGTTGCTCACTCGGCAATACTGGTTTTACTTAGAAATAACGAAGTATTATAG
- a CDS encoding transcriptional repressor: MKKEVEIFNNYINRRRFRHTPQRIKILDVFLETEGHVSFQELYRLVKKKHPEIGLTTVYRSMKLFSECGLCSEIDFGDGVLRFEHKYNHKHHDHLICTKCGQLIEVVSPRLEKMQEAMAKKHGFVSLSHKLEIFGICSSCYGLRSPAR; the protein is encoded by the coding sequence ATGAAAAAAGAAGTAGAGATTTTCAATAATTATATAAACCGTCGTAGATTCAGGCATACTCCGCAAAGGATAAAGATATTGGATGTGTTCCTGGAAACCGAGGGACATGTTTCATTCCAGGAGCTGTATAGGCTGGTTAAGAAGAAGCATCCTGAAATCGGCCTTACCACAGTTTATAGAAGCATGAAGCTTTTTTCAGAATGTGGGCTCTGCAGCGAAATCGATTTTGGCGATGGCGTCTTAAGGTTTGAGCATAAGTATAATCATAAACACCATGACCACCTTATCTGTACAAAATGCGGCCAGCTTATAGAAGTGGTAAGCCCAAGGCTTGAAAAGATGCAGGAAGCAATGGCGAAAAAGCATGGTTTTGTTTCATTGAGTCATAAGCTTGAAATATTCGGGATATGTAGCTCTTGTTATGGTCTGAGGTCACCTGCCAGGTAA
- a CDS encoding NUDIX hydrolase, with product MKVSKNKLSYTRSGKPVVLSGKALFKGKLLNLHKASVNLPTGYAAELEIIKHPGAALVVPVLPGNKIVMLRQFRPVIGKYIYELPAGTLEKGENPLSCARREIEEETGYHADKFKRLGTIFPVPGYSTEKIEIFKATGLKKRRFSPERDEVISVFVVTKLQIRELLRKGKLVDAKTICAFCLCGWI from the coding sequence ATGAAAGTCAGCAAAAATAAACTCAGTTACACCCGGTCCGGAAAACCAGTAGTTTTATCCGGCAAGGCTTTGTTTAAAGGTAAGCTATTAAATTTACATAAAGCCAGCGTTAATCTGCCGACAGGATATGCGGCCGAGCTTGAGATTATAAAACATCCTGGCGCAGCCCTGGTCGTGCCGGTGTTGCCGGGAAATAAGATTGTAATGCTCAGGCAGTTCAGGCCTGTAATCGGTAAATATATCTATGAATTACCGGCAGGAACATTAGAGAAAGGCGAGAATCCTTTGTCTTGTGCCAGGCGTGAAATAGAAGAGGAAACCGGATATCACGCGGATAAATTCAAACGGCTGGGCACTATATTTCCTGTCCCCGGGTATTCTACAGAAAAGATTGAGATATTTAAAGCAACCGGGCTTAAGAAAAGAAGATTCTCGCCTGAAAGAGATGAAGTAATCTCTGTTTTTGTGGTTACTAAATTACAGATCAGAGAATTATTAAGGAAAGGCAAACTTGTCGATGCAAAAACTATTTGCGCGTTTTGTTTGTGCGGATGGATTTAA
- a CDS encoding transcriptional regulator, with protein MKQITTHEEQLAFLRKIEGQIRGIQKMIQDKRYCVDIITQIHSIIGALYRVEDEILRKHLDGCVVSALKGKSDSDKQKKIEEIMSLITKFRRSP; from the coding sequence ATGAAACAGATCACCACTCATGAAGAACAACTCGCCTTTTTAAGGAAGATCGAAGGCCAGATACGCGGTATACAGAAGATGATCCAGGATAAGAGGTACTGCGTAGATATAATCACTCAAATCCATTCTATCATTGGCGCGCTATACAGGGTGGAGGATGAAATATTAAGAAAACACCTTGATGGCTGCGTTGTCAGCGCTCTTAAAGGCAAATCAGATTCAGACAAACAAAAGAAAATAGAAGAGATCATGTCATTGATAACTAAATTCAGGCGGAGCCCCTGA
- a CDS encoding TolC family protein — protein MLKKLLIIILLSIFILNHPVFAQGILSLGPLIEEARENNPGILAAKKRWEAALARVPQAKSLQDPTIGIAFEKIPRGTLKLNKVMADDRMLSLQQFFPFFGKLTLKGKIAMVESQMFAAEYKNKELEIINLLKNAYYDLFMKQKEIELSRQSLRLLQNIANVAEAGYTVGGIPQEEVYKINSEIARLSTNIKNLDQEKSAKQTLINSLLNRDPEMPLGDPDLKEDVLFDKDVRALYQATLLNQPELVIFSYSIEKNKYSKSLAKRSFFPDFMASIVQRGITSGMLGPWDLMLAFNVPLWFWTKQRYEIKEAIANLEEAEAAYKAMQNKAFSEVKDLAAKIEVSKNKITLNKTSLIPMLEASIESSLAAFNSGKGDFMMLLDSQRMLIETKMDYYRALVEYNMNLADLERTVGIQLQEEK, from the coding sequence ATGTTGAAGAAGTTATTGATTATAATATTGCTTAGCATATTTATTCTTAACCATCCGGTTTTTGCACAGGGGATATTGTCCCTGGGGCCGCTTATCGAAGAAGCAAGGGAGAATAACCCTGGTATTCTGGCTGCCAAAAAGCGCTGGGAGGCTGCTTTGGCCCGGGTGCCTCAGGCAAAGTCTTTACAGGACCCGACTATTGGTATAGCTTTTGAGAAGATTCCGCGCGGAACGTTGAAGTTGAACAAAGTCATGGCAGATGACAGGATGCTTTCACTGCAGCAATTCTTCCCTTTTTTCGGTAAATTAACTTTGAAAGGCAAGATTGCCATGGTTGAATCTCAGATGTTTGCTGCCGAATATAAGAATAAGGAATTAGAAATCATAAACCTTCTCAAAAATGCATATTACGATCTATTCATGAAGCAAAAAGAAATAGAATTAAGCCGCCAGAGCCTCAGGTTATTGCAAAATATCGCCAATGTCGCCGAGGCAGGTTATACGGTTGGAGGCATCCCTCAAGAAGAGGTGTATAAAATAAATTCTGAAATAGCCCGTCTTAGTACCAATATTAAAAATTTAGACCAGGAAAAATCTGCCAAACAGACATTAATTAATTCCCTTTTAAATAGAGACCCTGAAATGCCATTAGGAGACCCTGATTTAAAAGAAGATGTCTTATTTGATAAGGATGTCAGGGCTTTATACCAGGCTACTCTTCTTAACCAGCCAGAGCTGGTTATCTTTTCTTATTCTATAGAGAAAAACAAATATTCTAAATCATTAGCCAAAAGAAGTTTTTTCCCTGATTTTATGGCAAGTATTGTCCAGCGGGGGATCACTTCCGGGATGCTCGGGCCGTGGGATTTGATGCTGGCTTTTAATGTGCCACTATGGTTTTGGACGAAACAGCGTTATGAGATTAAGGAGGCCATTGCCAATTTAGAAGAGGCAGAAGCCGCATATAAGGCAATGCAGAATAAGGCATTCAGCGAAGTAAAAGACCTGGCTGCGAAGATAGAGGTCTCCAAGAACAAAATCACATTGAATAAAACAAGCTTGATCCCGATGCTGGAAGCCTCCATTGAATCTTCGCTGGCGGCTTTTAATTCAGGCAAAGGTGATTTTATGATGCTTTTGGATAGCCAGAGAATGCTTATTGAAACAAAAATGGACTATTATAGAGCGCTGGTTGAATATAATATGAATCTAGCGGACTTAGAAAGAACTGTAGGCATTCAGCTACAAGAGGAGAAATAA
- a CDS encoding HlyD family efflux transporter periplasmic adaptor subunit: MNRKMLVIILSLIFVTAYQIGSPAYSFAQHQGHTDGTSSKKGKGQEPAPMKIYRCPMHPQVVSDKPGKCPICGMVLSEVIESDTKAVETSGEGPVIKIKESQAELIGVVTEPIVSVGLMRMIPAVAKIAFDPELYQAQAEFIQANKTKDAVSLSSSSEIRDRLEALVLAATSKLKLMGLSDSQIEELRNEEEPDSVLLMSKGQSSYTWAYLTIYEHDLGSVKQGDHVVLKAIAYPAEEFNGKIVAIDPVLDTNTRSVRARVQVDNPEAKLKPNMYADAFIHVDLGQRLAVPREAVLDTGVRKIVYVELGKGQFRPQEVQTESEAIALIDGKERKFYPVLSGLNENDIVVTTGNFLIDSQSQLTGGMSALWGASTEIKQDQVEGVAGEVKTQHRH, encoded by the coding sequence ATGAATAGAAAGATGCTAGTTATTATTTTATCGTTGATTTTTGTTACTGCATACCAGATAGGTTCCCCGGCTTATTCTTTTGCCCAGCACCAAGGCCATACCGACGGAACTTCTTCTAAAAAAGGCAAGGGTCAGGAACCAGCGCCTATGAAAATATATCGCTGCCCGATGCATCCTCAAGTTGTATCTGATAAGCCTGGTAAATGCCCTATCTGCGGTATGGTTTTATCTGAGGTTATTGAAAGCGATACAAAAGCCGTAGAAACATCCGGAGAAGGCCCGGTCATTAAAATAAAGGAAAGCCAGGCTGAGCTTATTGGTGTTGTGACAGAACCTATTGTATCGGTTGGTTTGATGCGCATGATACCTGCGGTTGCCAAAATCGCTTTTGACCCGGAACTCTATCAGGCCCAGGCAGAATTTATACAGGCCAATAAGACTAAAGATGCCGTAAGCCTGAGTAGCTCTTCCGAAATCAGAGATAGGCTAGAAGCCCTGGTGCTTGCCGCTACTTCCAAGCTTAAGCTCATGGGTTTATCAGATTCGCAAATTGAAGAACTAAGAAATGAAGAAGAGCCCGATAGTGTTCTTTTGATGTCAAAAGGCCAGAGCTCTTATACTTGGGCATACTTGACTATTTATGAGCATGATTTAGGTTCAGTAAAACAAGGGGATCATGTTGTATTGAAAGCAATTGCTTATCCGGCAGAAGAGTTTAATGGCAAGATAGTCGCAATTGATCCTGTCTTAGATACGAATACGCGAAGCGTTCGTGCCCGTGTGCAGGTGGATAATCCGGAAGCAAAACTGAAACCCAATATGTATGCCGATGCTTTTATCCATGTTGACTTAGGCCAGAGGCTTGCTGTTCCAAGGGAAGCGGTATTGGATACAGGCGTAAGAAAAATTGTGTATGTTGAATTAGGCAAAGGGCAATTCAGGCCTCAAGAGGTACAGACAGAGTCAGAAGCAATTGCATTAATTGACGGTAAAGAACGTAAATTTTATCCGGTGTTGTCCGGGCTTAATGAGAATGATATTGTGGTGACAACCGGAAATTTCTTGATTGACTCGCAAAGCCAGCTTACCGGAGGAATGTCTGCCTTGTGGGGAGCATCAACAGAGATAAAGCAGGATCAGGTTGAGGGTGTTGCAGGAGAGGTAAAAACGCAACATCGCCATTGA